The Candidatus Hinthialibacter antarcticus genomic sequence ACGTCGCTAAAAGGCGCGACTGTACAAAAGCAAATTTTCTCGCTTGATTTTTTACGTGAAGCAGAAGCCCAATTCAACTTTGATGACCGCGCCGAACAGTGGCCGGTTGAACAGTGGGTCGCATTTGCGGAATATGTTCGGTCCCAGCCCGTTTCAAATCCAACGGGCGTTTAATTATTAAAGAAGGAAAAAGAAATGACCAAACGAGTAATCACTTTGGGGCATAGCCCAGACTCCGATGACGCATTTATGTTTTACGGCCTCGCCCAGGATAAAATTGATACCGGCGACTTGCAGTTCAAGCACATCTTGCAAGACATTGAAACCTTGAACCATCGCGCGGCGGTGGGCGAGCTCGACATCACCGCGATTTCCGTCCACGCCTATGCGTACGTCAACCACAACTACGCCATCTTGACGGCGGGCGGCAGTTTAGGGCTGGGTTATGGGCCGATGGTGGTCGCGAAAGAAAACTGGGATATCAAAACGCTCAAGACCAAGAAAATCGCGATTCCCGGTAAGATGACCTCCGCCTATCTTGCCCTGCGGCTTTGCATTGGCGAATTTGATTTTGACGTCGTCCCATTTGACCAGATCATCCCCGCTGTGGAAGACGGGCGCGTCGACGCAGGCCTGATTATCCATGAAGGCCAGTTGATGTATGGCGATCACGGTTTGCACAAACTGGTCGAACTAGGCGAATGGTGGAGCGAAGAAACCGGCGGGCTGCCGTTGCCTTTGGGCGCCAATGCGATTCGCAAAGACCTCGGCGAAGAAATGATCCAGCGCATCGCGCCGTTCATGCGCAAGACCATTCAATACAGCCTGGACAACCGCGAGGGCGCCTTGGCCCACGCCATGCAATACGCCCGTGATTTGAAGCAAGAACAAGCCGACAAGTTCGTCGGGATGTATGTCAATGAATTGACCTTGCATGTGAGCGATCAAGGCAAGGAATCCTATAAATTGTTTTTAGATCGCGGTTATAAAGAAGGAATCATTCCAAATCCCGTCGATTTAGAATTTATCGAATGCGGCT encodes the following:
- a CDS encoding MqnA/MqnD/SBP family protein: MTKRVITLGHSPDSDDAFMFYGLAQDKIDTGDLQFKHILQDIETLNHRAAVGELDITAISVHAYAYVNHNYAILTAGGSLGLGYGPMVVAKENWDIKTLKTKKIAIPGKMTSAYLALRLCIGEFDFDVVPFDQIIPAVEDGRVDAGLIIHEGQLMYGDHGLHKLVELGEWWSEETGGLPLPLGANAIRKDLGEEMIQRIAPFMRKTIQYSLDNREGALAHAMQYARDLKQEQADKFVGMYVNELTLHVSDQGKESYKLFLDRGYKEGIIPNPVDLEFIECG